Proteins from a single region of Chryseobacterium sp. W4I1:
- a CDS encoding FecR family protein: MKSSKYKNTEAFVFKLWKREVTEQKISGKENEILNQWKTRAEKDLDKIHMQESKERVLSALEVYFIQPVKTTRIHFLKKYAYSVAAVLILLLSVGGLLTYHTFFKPDVYTSESGNQKVFLADGSVVTLLAGAELTVEKSFPASTRIVDLKGDAIFSVAKSKTHPFIVRADGFSTRVLGTVFKISQSGKDKSVQLYEGKVAVSYAGTPVSYLKPNQKWTNFGIARTAAVILIPQENKSGKEKTMLLSLSFNDVTLKEVAEVMQNNYKIRIMYPKETAEKKITADFTGGSADENMEALAFILGLEVHKEDHIYTLKK, from the coding sequence ATGAAAAGCTCAAAATATAAAAATACAGAAGCATTTGTTTTTAAACTCTGGAAAAGGGAAGTAACCGAACAAAAGATCTCGGGAAAAGAAAATGAAATTTTAAACCAATGGAAAACCCGGGCAGAAAAAGACCTGGACAAAATCCACATGCAGGAATCTAAGGAAAGAGTGCTGTCTGCGCTGGAGGTTTACTTTATCCAGCCTGTAAAGACCACCCGAATTCATTTCTTAAAAAAATATGCTTATTCCGTTGCCGCAGTCCTTATTTTACTTTTATCAGTAGGGGGACTCCTTACTTATCATACTTTCTTTAAACCTGATGTATATACTTCGGAATCCGGGAACCAAAAAGTATTTCTTGCCGATGGCTCTGTAGTGACCCTTTTAGCAGGTGCAGAGCTTACTGTAGAAAAATCATTTCCTGCTTCTACCAGAATAGTGGATCTGAAAGGAGATGCCATTTTTTCTGTAGCTAAGTCAAAAACACATCCTTTTATTGTTCGTGCAGACGGTTTCAGTACTAGAGTACTGGGAACTGTTTTTAAAATCTCCCAGTCTGGAAAAGATAAATCCGTACAGCTTTATGAAGGGAAGGTCGCTGTATCCTATGCCGGAACTCCCGTTTCCTATCTGAAGCCCAATCAGAAGTGGACGAATTTCGGAATAGCACGTACTGCTGCCGTCATATTGATTCCTCAGGAAAATAAGTCAGGAAAAGAAAAAACAATGCTGCTGTCACTAAGTTTCAATGATGTCACATTAAAGGAAGTTGCAGAAGTAATGCAAAACAATTATAAGATCAGGATCATGTATCCCAAAGAAACGGCAGAAAAGAAAATTACTGCTGACTTTACAGGAGGCTCAGCGGATGAAAATATGGAAGCACTTGCCTTTATTCTTGGACTTGAAGTCCATAAAGAAGATCATATCTACACCTTGAAAAAATAA
- a CDS encoding superoxide dismutase gives MKTFTLPQLPYAYDALEPFIDKETMTIHHQRHHQAYVDNLNTALKTAEEASDDLDSILQRVSEYSPAVRNNGGGHYNHSLFWEILSAKPKLNPEGKLAEAINTTFGSLEESKAEMKKAGLGQFGSGWVWLFVKFSGSLAIASTPNQDNPMMDIQSVNRGFPILGIDVWEHAYYLAYQNKRADYLDAFWSVLDWSVVEKKYEEALSKIR, from the coding sequence ATGAAGACATTCACACTACCCCAGCTTCCTTATGCATACGACGCGCTGGAACCATTCATAGATAAAGAAACAATGACCATTCACCACCAGCGCCATCATCAGGCCTATGTAGATAACCTGAACACAGCACTGAAAACTGCAGAGGAAGCCAGCGATGATCTGGATTCTATACTTCAAAGAGTCAGCGAATACAGTCCTGCTGTACGAAATAATGGCGGTGGACACTACAACCATTCTTTATTTTGGGAGATCCTTTCTGCGAAGCCTAAATTAAATCCTGAAGGAAAACTGGCAGAAGCCATCAACACAACTTTTGGAAGCCTTGAAGAATCTAAAGCTGAAATGAAAAAAGCAGGTCTGGGACAGTTCGGATCCGGATGGGTGTGGCTGTTTGTAAAATTCAGTGGCTCTCTGGCGATCGCTTCTACCCCTAACCAGGATAATCCCATGATGGATATACAATCGGTGAACAGAGGTTTTCCAATCCTGGGAATTGATGTCTGGGAACACGCTTATTATCTGGCTTATCAGAATAAAAGAGCCGATTATCTGGATGCTTTCTGGTCTGTCCTTGACTGGTCTGTAGTGGAGAAAAAATATGAAGAAGCTTTATCTAAAATCAGATAG
- a CDS encoding metalloregulator ArsR/SmtB family transcription factor yields the protein MKKPAADRILMFLKMRGEATSFLISKELSITKEGARKHLLNLAGEGLIRSITKSEGVGRPSVYYTLTEKGLSRFPDSHADVTVQILRSVKNLLGENALDLLINDREKKTYERYEKAVITTKSLEERLDVLVKVRSDEGYMAEWTKEGNDYFLIENHCPICAAAAECQGFCRAELSNFRSLIGTDYQVERVSHILSGGQRCVYKISG from the coding sequence ATGAAGAAACCGGCAGCTGACCGAATCCTGATGTTTTTGAAGATGAGAGGAGAAGCCACCTCATTTTTGATCTCTAAAGAGCTCTCCATCACAAAGGAAGGGGCACGAAAGCATTTGCTGAATCTTGCCGGAGAAGGACTCATAAGATCTATTACAAAAAGTGAAGGAGTAGGCCGCCCGTCTGTTTATTATACCCTCACTGAAAAAGGCCTGTCCCGGTTTCCTGATTCCCATGCTGATGTAACGGTGCAGATCCTCCGGTCCGTCAAAAATCTCCTGGGAGAAAATGCACTGGATCTCCTGATCAACGACAGGGAAAAGAAGACTTATGAACGGTATGAAAAAGCAGTAATAACAACCAAATCTCTTGAAGAACGCCTGGATGTCCTCGTAAAAGTGCGCAGTGATGAAGGATATATGGCAGAATGGACAAAAGAAGGCAATGATTATTTCCTTATAGAAAATCACTGCCCCATCTGTGCTGCTGCTGCTGAATGCCAGGGCTTCTGCCGTGCTGAACTATCCAATTTCCGGAGCCTTATCGGTACAGATTATCAGGTAGAAAGGGTCAGTCACATTTTATCCGGCGGACAACGGTGTGTGTACAAAATTAGTGGGTGA
- a CDS encoding 2Fe-2S iron-sulfur cluster-binding protein codes for MKDEITITVKDQGGNIHHLICPLEMGLSLKDLCKAYELPMEAMCGGMAMCATCHCYILGETSSLPEKGDMEEALLSELFTTTPASRLACQIQLTSAMDGLSIEIAAH; via the coding sequence ATGAAGGATGAAATTACAATCACGGTAAAAGATCAGGGAGGAAATATCCATCATCTGATCTGTCCTCTGGAAATGGGGCTGAGCCTTAAAGATCTGTGTAAAGCTTATGAACTGCCTATGGAAGCGATGTGCGGAGGAATGGCGATGTGTGCAACGTGCCACTGCTATATTCTGGGTGAAACCTCATCGCTGCCTGAAAAAGGTGACATGGAAGAAGCACTTCTCTCCGAACTGTTTACGACAACACCTGCCAGCAGACTGGCATGCCAGATCCAGCTTACCTCCGCAATGGATGGGCTTTCCATAGAAATTGCAGCCCATTAA
- a CDS encoding MFS transporter, whose amino-acid sequence MNIFLKRWQALGYLTAGAFLSPLDYFIVNMALPSIKKAFHASDHQLQMVVAIYGLTYAALVVCGGRLGDLYGRKKIFILGLYIFLLASLACAFSPDIRFLIISRLFQGVGASFLAPQVLASIRVLFTGNEQPKAVSIFSSVFGLASVAGQLLGGFLLNLHWREFSWELVFLVNVPITLICIIGTHFSMDNNREEKKQSIDFVGALLMIASLLMLICPVIFGRKYHWAWWIFAILLSGLVMLVIFYQYEVKSLGKNRAVLIDPILLQHQPFVLCLLIIFFYNFTAGLFICYPYYLQQFLHSNPVETGLAIIPYGAAFFLGPLIVPRIKLSPYTMTNIGLVLLIAGFSLTSIFIYLQEKPSLGTDISLFLAGLGHGIVMPVMMRQAISLISKEKAGQASGLISISIQIGSVTGGTIIGTIFFGSIELWAFPKAFALAIFIIAAVQIIGIFLNYTLHKNNKLKQTTSI is encoded by the coding sequence ATGAATATTTTCCTTAAACGATGGCAGGCATTAGGTTACCTGACAGCAGGAGCTTTTCTCTCGCCTTTGGATTATTTTATTGTCAACATGGCACTTCCCTCTATCAAAAAAGCTTTCCATGCGAGTGATCACCAGCTGCAGATGGTCGTTGCAATTTACGGACTAACGTATGCTGCTCTTGTGGTTTGCGGAGGACGCTTGGGTGATTTATATGGCAGAAAGAAAATATTTATCCTCGGATTATACATTTTTTTATTGGCTTCCCTGGCCTGTGCTTTTTCGCCTGACATCAGGTTTCTGATTATTTCCAGACTGTTCCAGGGAGTTGGCGCTTCTTTTCTGGCTCCTCAGGTTCTGGCATCCATCAGGGTTTTATTTACCGGTAATGAGCAGCCTAAGGCGGTAAGTATATTCAGTTCTGTATTTGGTCTGGCATCGGTTGCCGGGCAGTTGCTGGGAGGCTTTCTGCTTAATCTTCACTGGAGGGAGTTTTCATGGGAACTGGTATTCCTTGTTAATGTTCCTATTACCCTGATCTGCATTATCGGCACTCATTTTTCCATGGATAATAACCGGGAGGAGAAAAAGCAGAGCATTGATTTTGTCGGTGCATTACTGATGATCGCCTCATTACTGATGTTGATATGTCCTGTTATTTTCGGAAGGAAATACCATTGGGCTTGGTGGATTTTTGCTATTTTACTTTCGGGACTTGTAATGTTGGTTATCTTTTATCAATATGAAGTTAAATCATTGGGGAAAAATAGAGCTGTACTGATAGATCCTATCCTTCTGCAGCATCAGCCATTTGTTCTTTGCCTTCTTATTATTTTCTTTTATAATTTTACGGCAGGACTGTTTATCTGCTATCCATATTACCTGCAGCAGTTTCTACACTCAAATCCCGTAGAAACTGGCCTTGCGATTATTCCGTATGGAGCGGCTTTTTTTCTCGGACCATTAATTGTTCCCAGAATAAAACTTTCTCCATATACAATGACCAATATAGGCTTGGTCTTACTTATTGCAGGATTTTCTTTAACTTCAATATTCATTTATTTACAGGAAAAACCGTCTTTGGGAACGGATATCAGTTTGTTTCTTGCCGGTCTGGGTCATGGTATTGTGATGCCTGTAATGATGCGTCAGGCGATATCTTTGATCAGTAAAGAAAAAGCGGGCCAGGCATCGGGTTTGATCAGTATCAGCATACAGATCGGAAGTGTGACGGGAGGTACTATTATCGGGACTATATTTTTTGGCAGCATAGAATTATGGGCATTCCCAAAAGCTTTTGCGTTGGCTATATTTATAATTGCCGCAGTTCAGATCATCGGAATATTTCTAAATTACACATTGCACAAAAACAACAAATTAAAACAAACCACATCCATTTAA
- a CDS encoding RNA polymerase sigma factor — MKPTDYTILKKIKSGDHPAFMLLYERYWDSLYRFVFMRTRDKEMSEELLQNLWIKILENTDTIQTDESENAKGYLLRYLHYRIIDHYNSSKKGLPTISMDEFDLTGEMDISDTEYFEILEENEISTLLNMIDEVVSKLPSTEQTVYDMRIRRNMSVHETAEALGISNKTVSNKLSKALGEIRDQLNPEYQSSKKLVSILMLMEILTKY, encoded by the coding sequence ATGAAGCCTACAGATTACACCATATTAAAGAAAATAAAATCAGGTGACCACCCTGCATTCATGCTGCTTTACGAGCGGTATTGGGACAGTCTTTACCGTTTTGTTTTCATGAGGACGAGGGACAAAGAGATGTCTGAAGAACTGCTGCAGAATCTCTGGATAAAAATACTTGAAAATACGGATACCATACAGACAGATGAGTCTGAAAATGCCAAAGGCTACCTGCTCCGTTATCTTCATTACCGGATTATCGATCATTATAACAGTTCTAAAAAAGGGCTTCCTACCATCAGTATGGATGAGTTCGATCTTACCGGAGAAATGGATATATCGGATACAGAATATTTTGAGATTCTTGAAGAAAACGAGATTTCAACTTTATTAAATATGATAGATGAGGTGGTTTCAAAGCTTCCTTCTACAGAGCAAACGGTATATGATATGAGGATCAGAAGGAATATGTCTGTGCATGAAACAGCAGAAGCACTGGGAATCAGCAACAAAACAGTGAGTAATAAATTAAGCAAAGCTTTAGGAGAAATACGGGATCAGCTAAACCCGGAATACCAGTCTTCTAAAAAACTGGTGTCCATACTGATGCTGATGGAAATTTTAACGAAGTACTAA
- a CDS encoding AraC family transcriptional regulator, translated as MKILPVEHINVKEIKLCHQETALKTKAILSLIYVLKGNGSLTYDERTISFRENKLFIIPQHQLYQFKSENAELIVIECPIEFIDRIRLEADRIESCENLYKLQYISNNYHARAGCIFRSKDDERFAEALILQIAREYKNKTDDYLIIRNCISILLNLIARNIIESETSELPQNRKAFSIMKIITYIQEHIKEKEKTRIPVIADHFGISGNYFGEYFKQQTGVSYQDYLLDYRLKLVETYLRYSSIRLSEIAYELQFSDESHLSKLFKKHRNMTPKEFRNKVLDKVDDV; from the coding sequence ATGAAGATCTTACCTGTTGAACACATTAATGTAAAAGAAATAAAGCTTTGTCACCAAGAAACTGCCCTTAAAACAAAAGCTATTCTTTCCCTGATCTACGTTTTAAAAGGAAATGGATCTCTTACTTATGACGAACGCACCATCTCTTTCAGGGAGAATAAGCTGTTTATTATCCCACAGCATCAGCTTTATCAGTTTAAAAGTGAAAATGCAGAACTGATCGTTATAGAATGCCCCATTGAATTTATTGATAGGATCAGGCTGGAAGCCGACCGTATAGAAAGCTGTGAAAATCTTTACAAATTACAGTATATCAGCAATAATTATCATGCAAGAGCAGGCTGTATATTCCGAAGCAAAGATGATGAACGTTTTGCAGAAGCCCTTATTCTGCAGATTGCAAGAGAATATAAGAATAAGACAGATGATTATCTTATTATTCGGAACTGTATTTCCATCTTACTGAATCTTATTGCCAGAAATATCATTGAAAGCGAGACTTCTGAACTTCCACAAAACAGAAAAGCTTTCTCCATCATGAAGATTATCACTTATATTCAGGAGCATATTAAAGAAAAAGAAAAGACCAGAATTCCGGTTATTGCTGATCATTTTGGGATTTCAGGAAATTATTTCGGGGAATATTTTAAACAGCAGACTGGTGTTTCTTACCAGGATTATCTGTTGGATTACCGGTTAAAACTGGTTGAAACCTACCTTAGATACAGCAGTATCCGCCTGAGTGAGATTGCTTACGAACTTCAGTTCAGTGATGAAAGTCATCTGTCCAAACTTTTCAAAAAACACAGAAATATGACTCCTAAGGAATTCAGGAATAAAGTTTTGGATAAAGTAGATGACGTTTAA
- a CDS encoding DUF2480 family protein, whose amino-acid sequence MDQNVFINKAEASGIVAFDLLKYKPALEIVELDIKDHLFMGMIVKEKEFKESIAAVDFSVYYEKAVAVICSTDAIIPPWAYMMLMEKLYPYAVYVDLNNAETVLLDLWKRRLTYSDLKCYKNQKVVVRASTNHDPSLYLLAAGLLKPLVKSLMYGEIGMPKVIFKT is encoded by the coding sequence ATGGATCAGAACGTTTTTATCAATAAAGCAGAAGCTTCCGGGATCGTTGCTTTTGATCTTTTAAAATACAAACCTGCTCTGGAGATCGTGGAACTGGATATCAAAGATCACCTTTTTATGGGAATGATTGTGAAGGAGAAGGAATTTAAGGAATCAATTGCCGCTGTAGACTTTTCTGTGTATTATGAAAAAGCTGTGGCAGTAATCTGTTCAACAGATGCGATTATTCCGCCGTGGGCGTATATGATGCTGATGGAAAAATTATATCCTTATGCCGTGTATGTAGATTTAAATAATGCTGAAACGGTTCTGCTGGACCTCTGGAAACGCCGTCTTACCTATTCCGATCTGAAATGCTATAAAAATCAGAAAGTGGTGGTGAGGGCAAGTACAAATCATGATCCTTCTCTTTATCTTTTGGCAGCCGGGCTTCTGAAACCTTTGGTGAAAAGCCTGATGTACGGTGAGATCGGAATGCCAAAAGTAATTTTTAAAACTTAA
- a CDS encoding NADPH-dependent FMN reductase, whose product MKAILFNGSLERRSESTSGRISQYFAERLEASGFQTEIFTLADSGIPLFDVTLTKTPLAVERMTQLFLEADIHFWLAPLYHGSIPGVMKNCLDWLEVTAGYDQPYLTDKMVGLVCWADGLQAMHGINTMDVIAKSLRAWPIPFSVPVIRTALFDPQDPAKVSSLYADKFDRLISIATTKKIKKLS is encoded by the coding sequence ATGAAAGCAATCCTATTCAACGGTTCGCTGGAAAGAAGATCTGAATCCACCTCCGGACGGATCTCTCAATACTTTGCAGAAAGGTTGGAAGCATCAGGTTTTCAGACGGAGATCTTTACGCTTGCAGATTCCGGTATTCCTCTTTTTGATGTCACCCTTACCAAAACACCTTTGGCGGTGGAACGCATGACTCAGCTATTTCTGGAGGCTGACATTCATTTCTGGCTGGCTCCGCTCTATCACGGGAGCATTCCGGGAGTCATGAAAAACTGTCTGGACTGGCTTGAAGTTACCGCCGGATATGATCAACCCTATCTTACGGACAAAATGGTTGGACTTGTGTGCTGGGCGGATGGTCTGCAGGCTATGCATGGAATCAATACGATGGATGTAATCGCTAAATCTCTGCGGGCCTGGCCTATTCCATTCAGTGTTCCCGTGATCAGAACCGCTTTATTTGATCCGCAGGATCCAGCAAAGGTATCTTCTCTGTACGCTGATAAATTCGACAGGCTGATCAGTATTGCCACAACAAAAAAGATAAAAAAACTATCTTAA